A region from the Hypericibacter adhaerens genome encodes:
- the rpoH gene encoding RNA polymerase sigma factor RpoH: MASLSRSLPVLASDGNLSRYLQDIRKFPMLEADEEYMLAKRWREHEDTEAAHKLVTSHLRLVAKIAMGYRGYGLPVNELISEGNVGMMQAVKRFDPERGFRLATYAMWWIRAAIQEYILHSWSLVKMGTTAAQKKLFFNLRRIKGQLKAIEEGDLAPETVTKIATQLDVPEEDVIQMNRRLAAPDHSLNASPRADSEGEWIDWLEDETQNQEARLSDSEELGKRQALLTTAMKGLNERERHILTERRLKEDPTTLEDLSREYGISRERVRQIEVRAFEKLQKSIKNAAVEQNLAS; encoded by the coding sequence ATGGCAAGCCTATCACGGTCGCTGCCGGTACTGGCGTCGGACGGCAATCTCAGCCGGTATCTCCAGGACATCCGCAAGTTCCCCATGCTGGAAGCGGATGAGGAATACATGCTGGCCAAGCGCTGGCGCGAGCATGAGGACACCGAAGCCGCCCACAAGCTGGTGACCAGCCATCTGCGGCTCGTCGCCAAGATCGCGATGGGCTATCGCGGCTATGGGTTGCCGGTGAACGAGCTCATCTCCGAGGGCAATGTCGGGATGATGCAGGCGGTCAAGCGCTTCGACCCGGAGCGCGGCTTCCGCCTGGCGACCTATGCCATGTGGTGGATCCGCGCCGCGATCCAGGAATACATCCTGCATTCCTGGTCGCTGGTGAAGATGGGCACGACCGCGGCGCAGAAGAAGCTGTTCTTCAACCTGCGGCGCATCAAGGGCCAGCTCAAGGCGATCGAGGAAGGCGATCTGGCGCCGGAGACGGTGACGAAGATCGCGACCCAGCTCGACGTGCCGGAAGAGGACGTGATCCAGATGAACCGTCGCCTCGCGGCGCCGGATCATTCGCTCAACGCCTCGCCGCGCGCCGACAGCGAGGGCGAGTGGATCGACTGGCTCGAGGACGAGACCCAGAACCAGGAAGCGCGCCTCAGCGACAGCGAGGAGCTCGGCAAGCGCCAGGCCCTGCTGACCACGGCGATGAAGGGCCTCAACGAGCGCGAGCGTCATATCCTGACCGAACGCCGGCTCAAGGAGGACCCGACCACGCTCGAGGATCTGAGCCGCGAATACGGCATCAGCCGCGAGCGCGTGCGCCAGATCGAGGTCCGCGCCTTCGAGAAGCTGCAGAAGTCGATCAAGAACGCGGCGGTCGAGCAGAACCTGGCGTCTTAA
- a CDS encoding MFS transporter, whose product MLTRAYAAQCAAAEAKASPVPGQRSHGLTLFALALGSFSIGTSEFASMGVLQLFCTSLGVDIPVATHAITAYAMGVVVGAPLVTLAAAHLNRRSLLLWLMGLFIAGNLLSAAATNIEMLAAARFISGMPQGAYFGAGAVVASYIVGPGRSGKAFSLVMTGLTVATIVGSPLATFLGQNLGWRDTYITVAGVAALAFAALWCWVPRTDALRGGSVTRELGALRKPMVWVMMAVAALGVASIFAVYTFIGPFVTDAASLDPAVIPIALALFGIGMTTGNLIGGRLADRYAGFGLIIGFGSALVVLAILASYGANVWVLMPAMFGVGATMMIAIPTIQVRLTGFAPEAPTLMGAMNLASLNVANAVGAWAGGLAIGAGLGLLSAVWAGLGLTLTGLLLFVLVVAGTRRLAPA is encoded by the coding sequence ATGCTCACCAGAGCCTATGCGGCGCAATGCGCCGCCGCTGAAGCCAAGGCATCTCCCGTCCCGGGCCAGCGAAGTCACGGCCTCACGCTGTTCGCCCTGGCGCTCGGCAGCTTCAGTATCGGGACATCCGAGTTCGCGAGCATGGGCGTGCTCCAGCTCTTCTGCACCAGCCTCGGCGTCGATATCCCCGTAGCGACCCATGCGATCACGGCTTATGCCATGGGCGTGGTGGTCGGGGCCCCGCTCGTCACCCTGGCGGCGGCTCATCTCAATCGGCGATCCCTGCTGCTGTGGCTGATGGGGCTCTTCATCGCCGGCAATCTCCTGTCCGCCGCCGCGACGAACATCGAGATGCTGGCGGCCGCCCGTTTCATCAGCGGCATGCCGCAGGGCGCCTATTTCGGCGCCGGAGCGGTCGTCGCCTCCTACATCGTGGGCCCCGGGCGCTCGGGGAAGGCATTCTCCCTCGTCATGACCGGCCTCACCGTCGCGACGATCGTCGGATCGCCGCTCGCGACCTTCCTGGGCCAGAATCTGGGCTGGCGCGACACGTACATCACCGTTGCCGGGGTGGCGGCGCTCGCCTTCGCGGCCCTGTGGTGCTGGGTACCCCGCACCGATGCCCTGCGCGGCGGTTCGGTGACGCGAGAGCTCGGCGCCCTTCGCAAGCCGATGGTCTGGGTGATGATGGCCGTTGCGGCCCTTGGCGTGGCCAGCATTTTCGCGGTCTACACCTTCATCGGCCCGTTCGTCACGGATGCCGCCTCCCTCGATCCGGCGGTGATTCCCATCGCGCTGGCGCTGTTCGGTATCGGCATGACGACGGGCAACCTGATCGGCGGCCGCCTCGCCGATCGGTATGCCGGCTTCGGGCTCATCATCGGATTCGGCTCCGCCCTCGTCGTGCTCGCGATCCTCGCCTCCTACGGCGCGAATGTCTGGGTCCTGATGCCGGCCATGTTTGGTGTCGGCGCGACGATGATGATCGCCATCCCCACCATCCAGGTCCGCCTCACCGGCTTCGCGCCGGAAGCGCCGACCCTGATGGGGGCGATGAACCTCGCTTCCCTCAATGTCGCCAATGCCGTCGGTGCCTGGGCCGGCGGCTTGGCGATCGGGGCGGGCTTGGGATTGTTGTCGGCCGTTTGGGCGGGTTTGGGCCTCACTCTCACGGGCCTTCTGCTGTTCGTCCTGGTGGTGGCGGGGACGCGCCGGCTCGCGCCGGCCTAA
- a CDS encoding type 1 glutamine amidotransferase family protein: protein MTFYPGDALKAGGGILADNDGLVAVNVVQDRELITGQNPRSDHDIAKQFVEALHRERVQMRAS from the coding sequence ATGACGTTCTATCCCGGCGATGCGCTGAAAGCGGGCGGCGGCATCCTCGCCGACAACGACGGTCTGGTCGCGGTCAATGTCGTCCAGGATCGCGAACTCATCACGGGCCAGAACCCGCGTTCCGACCACGACATCGCCAAGCAGTTCGTGGAAGCGCTCCACCGCGAGCGGGTCCAGATGCGTGCGAGCTGA